A region of the Pricia mediterranea genome:
TTTATCGGAATTTTACGAATCCCGTGACGGTTCGGAGGACCCCGGTCGCCTGATTATCCCCTTTGGGACCACCGGATTTACCGAAGCTATTCTCAATCGGGAAGTACCGATTTCGGCGGAAGATTTTAAACCCGTCAACCGTATCGAAGAGCGAAGACGGCGCCTGACCGAAAACAATTTAATCTTTACCAGCAACTATACCCTTAACTACAGCAGCCGTAACGGACTGGCGGACAATAAGTTTTATCGGTTGCGATTTAAGCTCGAAAGTGCGGGAAATTTACTTTCGGGCATTTCGGCCCTGATTCCTTTCGATAAAAACGAAACCGGGAGTCGCTTAATCTTCAACGTACCCTACAGCCAATACCTTAAGACCGAATTGGAATATGTGAAATATTGGAGCGTATCGCGTACCAGTGTACTGGCCTTCCGGTCCTTTTCGGGTATCGCAATTCCATACGGCAACTCCAACAACATACCTTTCGTACGCAGTTATTTTGCAGGGGGCGCCAATGACATTCGAGCATGGTCGCCCTATTCGCTAGGCCCGGGGAGAACCGATGCGCTTAACGACTTTAATGAGGCCAATCTAAAATTAAGCTTAAGTTTGGAGTATAGGTTTCCGCTATTCGGAAATTTCAAGGGTGCCCTCTTCGCCGATGCAGGAAACATCTGGAACGTTTTCGATAACGTAGAGGATCCCGAAGCGACCTTCACGGGGTTCGATTCTTTGGAGGACATTGCCCTGGGGACCGGTTTCGGACTTCGTTACGATTTTACTTTTTTTGTGCTCCGGGCCGATCTTGGCTTCAAGACCTATAACCCCGCCAATAAAATTTCGGAAAGATGGTTCACTGACTACAACCTTAAGAACGCCGTATTACAAATTGGAATAAACTATCCGTTCTAAGGTTTAAGTTTTAAGAGCCAGAGTCAAGTGATCGTTTCAAGTGCGAGTTTCGGCACATAATGGAAGTCCATGTGCATTAAGCAAATTCAGTTCTCCCCTACTTATAACAGTGCTATGGCTTGCCCGAAGTGAAGTTTGAAGTACACCTACGGATAAACCTTTCGACCCTCCCCCATTTTCAACCTGTGCCTTTATCCGCTCTTGCATTATTTTATTACTTTTGCAGTCATACTAATTATTAACTACAAGAGTACGGATTATGGCCCACAATATTAAACCCGGCGTTGCTACCGGAGACGAAGTACAGGCAATTTTCAAATACGCCAAGGAAAAAGGTTTTGCCCTTCCGGCGGTAAATGTAATAGGATCGAACACCATCAATGGCGTCTTGGAAACCGCCGCGAGCCTGAACGCTCCGGTCATGATCCAGTTCTCGAACGGGGGCGCACAGTTCAATGCGGGTAAAGGTCTTTCCAACGAGGGGCAAAAAGCAGCCGTACTCGGTGCCGTCGCGGGAGCCAAACACGTACACCAATTGGCGGAAGCCTACGGCGCCACCGTCATTCTTCATACCGACCATTGTGCAAAAAAACTATTGCCCTGGATCGACGGGATGCTCGATGCGAGCGAAAAGCATTTTGAGGAAACGGGCAAGTCCTTGTTCAGTTCGCATATGATCGACCTATCTGAAGAGCCGATCGAAGAAAACATTGAAATCTGCAAAGGGTATCTGGAGCGGATGGCCAAAATGAACATGACGCTCGAAATCGAACTGGGTATCACGGGCGGGGAAGAAGACGGAGTCGACAATACCGATGTTGACGATTCAAAACTATACACCCAACCCGAAGAAGTGGCATACGCCTACGAAGAACTCTCCAAAGTGAGTCACCGATTTACCATCGCCGCCGCATTCGGCAACGTCCATGGCGTTTACAAACCGGGCAATGTCAAGCTGACTCCGGAAATACTGAAAAACTCACAGGATTACGTCTCCGAAAAATATGGCGTCGGACATAACCATATCGACTTCGTGTTTCATGGCGGTTCGGGATCATCGGTTGCCGAAATACGGGAGGGTATCGGCTACGGAGTTATCAAAATGAATATCGATACCGATCTGCAGTACGCCTTTCTCACCGGAGTAAGGGATTATGTTCAGGATAAAAAGGACTATCTTCAAACCCAAATAGGAAATCCCAAAGGTGCCGACGAGCCCAACAAAAAATTCTATGACCCTAGAGTCTGGCTCCGTGAGGGCGAAAAGTCTTTTGTAGAACGCTTGAAAAAAGCTTTTGAGGATTTAAATAACGTAGATACCTTATAAATGAACCGATTTAGTCCGGTTCATCTTAAAATGTCCCACTAACCCAAATATGGAAAACATGACGGCTTGGTTCAAAAGAAAGGAAAAAGGAATCCAAACGGCCACGGAAGAAAAGAAGGACACGCCGAAAGGTCTGTGGTACAAATCGCCCACCGGAAAGATTGTGGAATCCGAAGTTTTGGCAAAAAACCATTACGTCAGTCCCGAAGACGATTACCACGTACAAATTGGAAGCAAACATTACTTTGAAATTCTTTTCGACGACAATAAGTTCAAGGAACTC
Encoded here:
- the fbaA gene encoding class II fructose-bisphosphate aldolase, with product MAHNIKPGVATGDEVQAIFKYAKEKGFALPAVNVIGSNTINGVLETAASLNAPVMIQFSNGGAQFNAGKGLSNEGQKAAVLGAVAGAKHVHQLAEAYGATVILHTDHCAKKLLPWIDGMLDASEKHFEETGKSLFSSHMIDLSEEPIEENIEICKGYLERMAKMNMTLEIELGITGGEEDGVDNTDVDDSKLYTQPEEVAYAYEELSKVSHRFTIAAAFGNVHGVYKPGNVKLTPEILKNSQDYVSEKYGVGHNHIDFVFHGGSGSSVAEIREGIGYGVIKMNIDTDLQYAFLTGVRDYVQDKKDYLQTQIGNPKGADEPNKKFYDPRVWLREGEKSFVERLKKAFEDLNNVDTL